The following coding sequences are from one Dermacentor silvarum isolate Dsil-2018 chromosome 4, BIME_Dsil_1.4, whole genome shotgun sequence window:
- the LOC125945107 gene encoding uncharacterized protein LOC125945107, translated as MRALNTIERLHRSPHGHRLVDRFFSLPNSCMGRRVAEFAGLVNSGPSWKRNTAACALRQETAAVIEEQLAGRVLVYTDGSVLRDGAASAACFAPELSAQSQCRVLHAVSSTQAELAAIDQAAKLLYQRQVARAAILTDSRAALCLLAREDHGPTLIQRLHRKLHAVCELGCDLVFQWVPSHVGLPGNEEADRLAKEAHTLPVPRSLLVTPFDVARHTVAGYLRSHHPDPRVAAGSPPKLLPRRGLGRRDRALLLRLRIGCCRTAERVHRLSGLGSPYCDSCSGVESLDHVLLQCPAYAAERGPLLAAYRRLGIPSDSARGLLFPATHPSIARRAYAALLEYLEDTNLCQRL; from the exons ATGCG GGCGCTCAACACCATCGAGCGCCTGCACCGATCGCCGCACGGTCATCGGCTGGTGGACCGGTTTTTCTCCCTCCCCAACTCCTGCATGGGCCGCCGCGTCGCCGAGTTCGCCGGCTTGGTCAACTCCGGCCCCTCGT GGAAGCGCAACACCGCTGCCTGCGCCCTGAGGCAGGAGACGGCTGCGGTCATCGAGGAGCAGCTCGCCGGCCGCGTGCTTGTTTACACGGACGGCTCTGTGCTCCGGGATGGCGCGGCTTCGGCTGCCTGCTTCGCCCCTGAGCTCTCGGCGCAGAGCCAATGCCGTGTCCTGCACGCGGTGTCCTCCACGCAAGCCGAGCTCGCGGCCATCGACCAGGCGGCCAAACTGCTATACCAGCGGCAGGTTGCACGCGCGGCCATCCTGACCGACTCACGGGCGGCGCTCTGCTTGCTGGCCAGGGAGGACCACGGCCCCACGCTGATCCAGCGGCTCCACCGAAAGCTGCACGCCGTCTGCGAGCTGGGATGCGACCTCGTCTTCCAATGGGTGCCCTCGCACGTTGGATTGCCCGGGAACGAGGAAGCGGACCGGCTCGCAAAGGAGGCCCACACCTTGCCAGTGCCCCGGTCTCTACTGGTGACGCCTTTCGACGTCGCCCGTCACACCGTTGCTGGCTACCTCCGGTCGCATCACCCTGACCCGCGCGTTGCCGCCGGCAGCCCCCCGAAGTTGCTGCCACGCAGGGGCTTGGGCCGCCGTGATCGCGCTCTACTCCTGCGTCTCCGGATCGGGTGCTGTCGGACGGCTGAGCGCGTGCACCGGTTGTCGGGACTCGGCTCGCCCTACTGCGACAGCTGCTCCGGTGTCGAATCCTTGGACCATGTTCTCCTGCAGTGCCCCGCGTACGCAGCAGAGCGTGGCCCTCTTCTTGCCGCCTACCGTCGCCTCGGGATCCCGTCCGACAGCGCACGGGGGCTCCTGTTTCCTGCGACGCATCCCTCCATCGCCAGGCGGGCCTACGCGGCCCTCCTGGAGTATCTGGAGGATACAAACCTGTGTCAGCGGCTCTAA